CTCAAAAATAGGCAGTGCTAAGTTAAGTCAGAAAGTGATGTTATATACTTCATCTAATCCCGAAATGCAATTGTAATGTGCAAGACAAGAAGCAGAGAGAACCAACCTATCAAAGCTTTTCCTTGGCTTTTCTGTTTGCTCAAGTTCATCAATCCTGTCAAAGCAGTCGACACTTCTCCTAGATTTTTCTTTCCTGTCCGTACTGGATCTCGCCTTCTCTCTGTGGCCCGTGCTTCGCCTGCGTTTATCCACATGTTCCGTGCCCAGCATAGGCTGTTCATGAATTGCGGTCTTCCTTGACGGTTCCAACCTTCGCGAGATCATGGAAGGAACCTCGGAAATAGCTATATCATCAGATGGTGTTTTGTTCTCAGCTGGCGATTTTCCACTCTCAGCTGCAGCTTCTTTTTCAGCTGGCAGTTTTTTTATGGCCGACAGGAACCTCTTCAAATGTCTTGTGTACACCGGGAATGTCTCCAAGTTACCATGGTCACCTCCCTCGATCCACAGAGGTTCATATTTCTGCTGGCACAGCTCCCAGAGCCGCTTTCCGTGGGACCAGTCAACAACATCATCCTTTGTGCCCTGAAAACCAAGGAAAAAATGCTCCAGCTGAATGATCTGAAGCTATTAGAAGAATCGTAACACGTGGATGTATACAAATAACTTACATGGATTACCAAAACCGGGCATTTCACATGGGGAATTTTGTCAATATTCTGCAAAGGAAATAAGTGTTACCATATACAGAGTAAGAATTATTTATCTTAGATACTTCAGTCGGTGAAGCAAACCTTGTAAATGTCAAACCAGTATGTTTTCTTCACAGAATACAAGACACGCAAACCAGAAAGTATCGGACTGTGCAGAACAACAGCTCTTATGTGATCCAAACGAACAGCTAAATGGAGGGTTGGTCCACTGCCAACAGACTGACCATACAGAACAATGTCTTCTTCCCTAGTCCCGTAAACGTCCACAAGGCATTTGTATGCAGCTTCTATGTCCGCAAAAGTATTAGCTTCACTTGGCTGAAGATGGATTTTCGAGAAACGTTTTGTTAGTATTCTGTTATTCCTAAAAAGAAGCAGCTAATAAAAAAGTGAACTGCTCAGACAACTAATCCCCTGAATCAAACTGCCTCGAGCAGGAATCAGTTTCATGGCCTCTTTCATGAAAAGAAAGGCCAACAATAATATTGTGAGTTGGCCCTCTACTAAAGGTGACATGGTCAGATCAGACCATTAGTTTCAAAATAAGGATAAAGATATTACCTTGCCTGATGACTGCCCATAACCAGAGTAATCATACCTGCGAAGAATGATGAAGTTGTTTTAAGACAGGCCACTTCAATCACCGAGAAAAGCATGATTGATCGCAGAACTTGCTAAGGCATCAAGGACTTAGACTTGCAGCGTTCGGTAGTTATTTAAATGGATTAGCAGGAATGAAGAAAGAAGCTAGCATGATCAACATCTTCACATCAATGAAAATGACCATCCCATAAACCTATTAATACAGTAATAGTAATACAGCAATAGAAAATATGAAGGTCTGTTCTACATCTACATACAAGCAATAGTCTACTCTAAGCTGTGGCCACTCGAAATGACATCTAGAATAAATTTTGCGGTCATACTCCAACAAAATAATATAAATAGTTGATACAGGATGCACTTGAGCTCTCTTtgattttgttttacagaaGGAGCGAGTTAAAATGGTTATTAACTTATGGAGGGCAGGCAGCTTCTTGAGCTTGCCTCTCCGTTCAATTACAATTAAATAAACTGAAGTTTTGTGCATTTCGAGTCAATTATCCAGTGCAATTTCCTGATTTCAGCTCATGCAGGATGGGAAACCACAATATAGTGTCTGATGAACTTTTGGTGATACTGTGATATGCCATGCCCTTTCAAAGTCACCTTGAAATTTTATCTTTAACCATCTtaaaaggggaaaaaaaagatGTTTCAACAATATTTCTTTTTTTAATCAATCTAGCCTTGTTCCGTCAACTGATCCTACCCATCACTCTCTTTGTCTCACTTTTCTGGACAAACAAAACCCTGGACCATGTCATTGTTTCCTCCTCTTCTTCACACTTCTGCAGGCTGCATCCATCCCACCCTACTTGTGTGAAAATCCCTCTTGTCATCTTAATTGTACTTAATAGGTAAGTGTGGACGTGTACCCAGTTATTACCAGGGTTACTATACCTTAGGAGAGAATTGAAAGGTGTGTGGCTTTCTTTTGGAGTATTTCTAGTTTGCATGTTACTGTCATGTTAAACAATAAAACTCCTCCTAGAGTCCTAGTGCAAGGTTCAACCATGAAGGTATGTTGTCGTCAAATAATAGAGCTGAAAAATTGTGTGAGCATTTTTCTAATAACATAAATACCAAAAAAAAACTATGTGAACCTACTTTCACCTAACAGTATGTAGTGGAATGAACATTCTTCCGAGTTCTGCGTTGCAAGGTCCATCCATCCAATTAACTGCTCATTTGTTTGGGTATTGTTGCTACAGACCTGGTCCCGACTTAATTTGATCCTTGGATAGAGCAAAAGATTTAAAGCTGGGGAATATGCAGGGCATACAGAGGCGGTTGTTTTACTGTGAACTTGAGTATGTCATTGTGTAGCCAAATAGTTAACTCAATAGCAAATAAATTATTAAACATGATCTAGGATACTTAAGTTAATATACTACATGAGCAGGAAACGTGTACGAAGCGAATCCCAGGAAAGATCAAATTACTGTTGACGTGAGTGACAGTGGTCCATATAAACAAGTTGACAATCCAGCTTCAGACAGACAGACAGACAGACAGATCTTGTAGGCTAACCAAGCAATACAAGCAACGATATCAAGTAAACAGTAGTGCGCTATTTTCTAAACTGTTGACCAATGATTAGTTTTCTGTCAGCAGTACACAGTGGAAAACAAACACAGAACCATATTGAAACCTTTGAACATGCCACTTTCAAGAAAAAAATGGATAGCTAGACCAGAAAAGCGTCATTAACAGCTTAGCTTTAAGtggagaaaaaagaaaaaaaagaatcaAATGCTGTCCAGGTTCAAGTTTGACTAATTCATTGTAAAGTGGAAAAAGGAAATTAGGAAATTACACACACTgcaacagcaacagcagcagcaacaaaaTTTACACAGTTCTGCCAAGTATCGATGGCAAATTGAATCTTAGCCAAGTAACGCGCTCACGCTCTCCCCATGACCCCATATATCAGACGAGAATCTGAATTCCCTAAAAGAATCAGGAGTATCAATTGCGCATTATACATCTTTAACAAGAAATCAAACCCCAATACCCCATTTAGAAATACAAAGCTAATGAAAACCATCACAATAGCAGCACTTCACCCCCACTCAATAACCGTACCAAGGAACGTATGATCACTATATCCATCATTTTCACTTCACCAATCAAACATAAAACCGTTAACAACACAGAAAACGGCAggaacaaacaaaagaaaaacatTTTTTTATCTAATCAATCAAGGATTCAAGGCACGCCCACTCTAAAGGATCAAACCATGATCAGATCAGATTGTGGCCTTCTAGAAAGAACATGTTCTGATCAGTTTCTCATAAGATCAATTATTCCCCCAAAAATCGTTTATTTTCATCCAGTAACTAAAGCAGTTACTTTGCTCGCCCAACTGAGTCAAAAGTACCCGAGAAATCAGTCAATCACACGAGCACCTCAGGCACTTACCCCATGAGGTTGACGTGGAGGCGTGCGCTGAGCTCGACGAAGATCCTGTGCATATTCCCGAGGTCGGCGGCGTTGCCGTGCGAGAAGAGCACGGTGAGGCTGGCCCCGGGGTGACGCACGTACATCGCGATGATCTCCGAGCCCCGCCGCGTCCGCACCCGCCTTGCCTCCACGCCCACACTCCACCGCACGCCCGTCATCACCACCCTCCTCGTCGCCACCTTACGCgcatcctccgccgccgccgtggaatTCGTCCCCTGAGCGgcacccggcggcggcggcggctcctccTCGTCGACCACGCCGTAAGACGGCGGGTTAGGAGGGAAGAACGCCATCTTGGAGGCCACCGAGGAAGTCACCCCGCCCATTTGCAACCTCAGTCCTCCGGCCGCAGCGGCATCAGGGTCTTCTCCGGCCGGGGAGGTGGAGGCGGGGCGGGGAGGGGCTTCAACTTCAAGGTCAGATTCTTTTAGAGGCCTAATTGGAAAGTTTCCAGCGAAGGGCTGCTCCACGAAAGGGGCTATTTGGATTTGCAAAGTTCTTCAGGGATCTGAGAAGAAGTAGTCAATTTCTCCGGGGTTTATCGGAGGGGCGGGGGTTAAAGATTGGCGCGGAATTAGGGGGCGGAGTTGGCGAGTTGCCTTGCCGGGAGAACTAAAGGATGGGCTGCCACCGTGTCACGTGAGCTCAGGCAGGAGCGCACGTGAGGTCCACTTTTcaatttatttttctttttttagcaCGGCTTTGAGCATTTCCTTTCTTTGATCCGAGCTTAATGACCAAAGATTTGGGTTGTTACTATGCCAATATGTTTATTGCTAAGTATGGAACACAAGATCAAACCATTAGAATGTAAGATTTGTTCCGTCCATATCTCTGTATCTAAATTTGAATTATGTCAATAATGTTAGTAGCTACTctttccgttccaaattataggtcgtttcGGCAAATCTATAAGCAATATAGACTATTTGCAAATTTAGATACATTGACTTTTTTATCTATCTAGATTTACCAAAAATAACCTACAATTCAGAACGAAGATCTGCTAAAACGAACTGCAATTTGGAATGAAGTGATTATGCCTTGTCCATGGAATGTATAGCCTGAACGAACAGTGGGTCTTGATGATACATATGTATGGCACGTTCTCAAAAAAAAGACATAAATGGATGATGAAGTAACGAAGCGGGGTCTTCAGTGACCGTCCAACCTCGCCACATACAAATACCATATTATGGAGGAACAAATTATTGGATCCACAAAACGGTTGTTAATTTGTTCTGAGGAACAGAAATATTACGTGCTTATACTGTTGCTTCTTTATTTTCTGAACAAGAAATACCTCCTGTCTTTTTTATGTTACAGATGTTAATtagtgtgtgtgtatatatatatatatatatatatatatatatatatatatatatatatatatatatatatatccacaATCATGTGTCCATGGTCCATGCAAATTGCCCTTTTCATGATTTCTATCCGGGTCTTGCTGCTGGGGATCGGATCCAGTGCAAGCTGTGCCGACGGCATGAACTTGGAGTTGGTTGGCATGGGCAGCAGGGCAGGGCACCATGAGTGTGATCTGCCACTGGGTCCCTTCACCCAGCTCATCCTCTCGTGTCCAGGCCATACTGTGCCATAtcatcatgcatgcatgccaaTATGCCATACTGCCATCACGACATGAGCATCAATTCCTAAATGATTTCATCAAAAGATGTAAGATTAAACCACTTAAAATCACTCATTCACCATGAAATTCTCTTCATTTTTCTCTCTCACGGGAATGTTAACTCCTTTTACAGCAACACCATGACATCTTGCTGTGGTGGCACGCAACAACCTATGTGGACTTTCTAGTGTACATGTCGAgataaaaaaaaaaacaaatccACCGAGATGGCCCATGTCAGTGGATGGAATTATTAGGGCTTGCAAAGGCTGTCTCGAATCGAACGGGACACACCCAGCAAATCGTGAATGATATTTAAACAAACTAGCATCGACATCTTTAGCCTTTTTCTTaggagaaaacaaaaaaaatgctACGAGACTTTCTAGCTCTGCTTTGGATGCAACTAAGCTCCTGCCGCACTGCACATACGCTGAACGCAAAACCCGCAGTTTGTAGCATGAAAGGCAGCTTACTTCTCACCAGCCACACTTTCTCTTAGCCTTTTTGACTTTGCAGTGTTCATCGACGGCTTGACAAGGCACAGCGGTTCCTGCAATCTGTCTctgtttccttttctttttcgaCTCTTCGATTCCAGCAGTGATGGTGAGTTCTTCCGATGCTTCCAGTTGGGCGATGAAAagacgcggggggggggggg
The Panicum hallii strain FIL2 chromosome 6, PHallii_v3.1, whole genome shotgun sequence genome window above contains:
- the LOC112896834 gene encoding alpha/beta hydrolase domain-containing protein 17B-like, with amino-acid sequence MGGVTSSVASKMAFFPPNPPSYGVVDEEEPPPPPGAAQGTNSTAAAEDARKVATRRVVMTGVRWSVGVEARRVRTRRGSEIIAMYVRHPGASLTVLFSHGNAADLGNMHRIFVELSARLHVNLMGYDYSGYGQSSGKPSEANTFADIEAAYKCLVDVYGTREEDIVLYGQSVGSGPTLHLAVRLDHIRAVVLHSPILSGLRVLYSVKKTYWFDIYKNIDKIPHVKCPVLVIHGTKDDVVDWSHGKRLWELCQQKYEPLWIEGGDHGNLETFPVYTRHLKRFLSAIKKLPAEKEAAAESGKSPAENKTPSDDIAISEVPSMISRRLEPSRKTAIHEQPMLGTEHVDKRRRSTGHREKARSSTDRKEKSRRSVDCFDRIDELEQTEKPRKSFDRIGEKIRSMGLCNVDCFKEPSHSTEPCRGH